The following proteins are encoded in a genomic region of Candidatus Aminicenantes bacterium:
- a CDS encoding M24 family metallopeptidase: MALRGHEAHPPATNGRSLFLIKVTVPVGMEMRVFGFSLAIMQTRTHQRKDQHRVDDQPAGKNAVNKSRRTNMKKQLGIWKLGLGLLFVVTTVGAFAETSPYAERRASLMKSIKQGPVILFGETDTHPGKRFRQDNDFFYLSGINDPCAVMVISAENDRTVLFLPRQSERERMIDGENMLLDPDAPGRLGVGAIYSASYLDEYLARILRRSGSRLWVRLSPADPQDGSRWETGIFTARAGRCAYNDVPTLDQQRVKRLRERYPFAELGDISPVLDRMRMIKDAHEIEILRRNGRISAEAVVAAIKATRPGAMEYELEAAAVGHILKNGADGPAYAPIVGSGPNSCVWHYNRNQRKMQAGEVVLMDFGADLEHYAMDITRTWPVSGKFTPEQRKLYATVLAIQKASIEAYRPGVTLADVKRHVAHRMREWKIPDRGLEGVIHHYVGLSTHDVGQEGLPLEAGMVFTAEPGLYDSKTGIGIRIEDTVLITPDGCEVLSRFVPKEIDEIEALMAKKKVEEGRSKKGDRLQEDR, from the coding sequence ATGGCTCTCCGCGGACATGAAGCGCATCCGCCGGCAACGAACGGACGATCGCTTTTCCTGATAAAGGTGACGGTGCCTGTAGGTATGGAAATGCGGGTTTTTGGATTCTCGCTGGCTATCATGCAAACTCGCACGCATCAGCGAAAGGATCAACACAGAGTGGACGACCAACCGGCCGGGAAGAACGCGGTAAACAAAAGCAGGAGAACCAACATGAAAAAACAACTGGGAATCTGGAAACTTGGATTGGGCCTACTCTTCGTTGTCACGACAGTCGGGGCTTTTGCGGAAACCTCGCCCTATGCCGAACGCAGGGCCAGCTTAATGAAAAGCATTAAACAGGGACCGGTGATCCTGTTCGGTGAAACCGACACCCACCCGGGCAAGCGTTTCCGCCAGGACAATGATTTTTTCTACCTGAGCGGGATCAACGACCCCTGTGCCGTGATGGTGATAAGTGCTGAAAACGACCGTACCGTGCTGTTCCTGCCGCGCCAGTCCGAACGCGAGCGCATGATCGACGGCGAAAACATGTTGCTGGATCCGGATGCCCCGGGTCGCCTGGGAGTCGGCGCGATCTATTCCGCATCCTACCTGGACGAATACCTGGCGCGCATCCTGAGGCGCTCCGGTTCGCGCCTGTGGGTCCGCCTTTCCCCGGCGGATCCACAGGACGGCAGCCGCTGGGAGACCGGAATCTTTACCGCCCGGGCCGGCCGCTGCGCCTACAACGATGTCCCCACCCTCGACCAGCAGCGGGTCAAACGCCTGCGGGAGCGTTATCCCTTTGCCGAGTTAGGGGACATATCTCCGGTCCTGGACCGCATGCGCATGATCAAGGATGCGCACGAAATAGAGATCCTGCGGCGAAATGGGCGCATATCCGCGGAGGCCGTTGTCGCCGCCATCAAAGCCACCCGGCCCGGGGCGATGGAATACGAGTTGGAAGCCGCGGCTGTCGGCCATATCCTGAAAAACGGCGCCGACGGTCCCGCTTATGCCCCCATCGTGGGGTCCGGCCCCAACTCCTGCGTGTGGCATTACAACCGCAACCAGCGAAAAATGCAGGCTGGTGAAGTGGTGTTGATGGATTTCGGCGCTGATCTGGAGCATTACGCCATGGACATCACCCGCACCTGGCCGGTTTCAGGCAAATTCACCCCGGAACAGCGAAAGTTGTATGCCACCGTGCTGGCGATCCAGAAAGCCAGTATCGAGGCGTATCGCCCGGGCGTGACCCTGGCGGATGTCAAGCGTCACGTGGCCCATCGCATGCGCGAGTGGAAAATCCCGGATCGCGGCCTGGAAGGTGTGATCCACCATTACGTGGGACTCTCCACCCACGATGTGGGTCAGGAAGGATTGCCACTGGAAGCGGGCATGGTGTTTACCGCGGAACCGGGGCTGTACGATTCAAAGACGGGTATCGGCATCCGCATCGAGGACACGGTGCTGATTACCCCGGACGGCTGCGAGGTGCTCTCCCGTTTCGTGCCCAAGGAGATAGACGAGATCGAGGCGTTGATGGCAAAAAAGAAAGTTGAAGAGGGAAGAAGTAAAAAAGGTGACAGGTTGCAGGAAGACAGGTGA
- a CDS encoding RNA-binding transcriptional accessory protein has translation MAFSPPGGLMPDSNLLQHVAAACATPLESVRQVAGLLDQEMTIPFIARYRKEVTGGMDEVALEKIRDHLDAARELTRRRVTVLKTIEEQGKLTGELRTRIESTWSRTELEDLYLPFKPRRRTRAAMAREKGLEPLAAALQDPALPGDPETMALPCVDAKKGLESVDEVLKGASDILAEGFSEHAELRRLIRERVWRTAFLEVEVRKDFRDQRTKFEQYYNYSEPLRNLPSHRILAIRRGEKEDVLRSRVAVDADELAARFRHLCIPARHIRGEFLVGILVDALKRLVLPSVETDIHAELKQRADEDAIQVFAANLKELLLAPPAGNVRVLGVDPGFRTGCKLAALDETGRLLEHAAIYPTPPRNSVEAARKESLRLIRAHAVRFVVIGDGTASRETRAFFAGIVPAGVTVTVVSEAGASVYSASAAGREEFPDLDVTVRGAVSIGRRFQDPLSELVKIEPRSIGVGQYQHDVDQARLKERLDRVVASAVNAVGVDTNTASSHLLRYVSGIGPVLARNIVDRRDREGLFRSRQDLKRVRMFGDKAFLQSSGFLRIHNGSQPLDATAIHPEAYPLAQRICRAAGKAVGEVIGHAASLEGICPGNFVTDKFGLPTVNDVIRELQVPGRDPRRAFEVFEYAEGVSEISDLEAGMDLPGKVTNVTRFGAFVDIGVHQDGLVHVSELSRKFVARPEEVVAVGQVVRVRVLSVDPELKRIQLSMK, from the coding sequence ATGGCTTTTTCCCCGCCTGGAGGATTGATGCCCGATTCGAACCTGCTGCAACACGTCGCCGCTGCATGCGCAACCCCCCTGGAATCCGTTCGGCAGGTTGCCGGCCTGCTGGACCAGGAGATGACCATCCCCTTTATCGCCCGTTACCGCAAGGAAGTCACCGGAGGCATGGATGAAGTGGCGCTGGAAAAGATCCGTGACCACCTGGACGCAGCAAGAGAGTTGACGCGGCGCCGGGTCACGGTGTTGAAAACCATTGAGGAACAGGGCAAGCTGACCGGGGAACTGCGGACCCGGATCGAGTCCACCTGGTCCCGCACCGAATTGGAAGACCTGTATCTGCCCTTTAAGCCCAGGCGCCGCACCCGCGCCGCCATGGCGCGGGAAAAGGGTTTGGAACCGCTGGCTGCGGCGCTCCAGGATCCTGCTTTACCCGGTGATCCCGAAACCATGGCGTTGCCCTGCGTTGACGCAAAAAAGGGATTGGAGAGTGTGGACGAAGTACTCAAGGGCGCGTCGGACATCCTGGCCGAGGGTTTCAGCGAGCATGCGGAGCTGCGGCGCTTGATCCGCGAGCGGGTGTGGCGCACCGCGTTCCTGGAAGTGGAAGTGCGCAAGGATTTCCGGGATCAACGCACAAAATTCGAACAGTATTACAATTACTCGGAGCCATTGCGCAACCTGCCGTCCCACCGCATCCTGGCCATCCGTCGCGGCGAAAAGGAAGATGTGCTGCGCAGCCGTGTGGCCGTCGACGCCGACGAACTTGCCGCCCGTTTCCGCCATCTATGCATTCCCGCGCGGCATATCCGCGGTGAATTCCTGGTTGGTATCCTGGTTGACGCCCTCAAGCGCCTGGTACTTCCCTCCGTTGAAACCGATATTCACGCGGAGTTGAAACAACGGGCCGACGAAGACGCCATCCAGGTATTTGCCGCCAACCTGAAGGAATTGCTCCTGGCCCCGCCCGCGGGAAACGTGCGCGTCCTGGGCGTGGACCCGGGCTTCCGCACGGGATGCAAACTGGCCGCGCTGGACGAAACCGGCCGCCTGCTGGAACACGCCGCCATCTATCCCACCCCGCCCCGCAACAGCGTGGAGGCGGCCCGCAAGGAATCCCTGCGCCTGATTCGGGCGCATGCCGTGCGTTTCGTGGTAATCGGGGACGGCACGGCTTCGCGTGAAACCCGGGCGTTTTTTGCCGGCATTGTCCCCGCCGGGGTGACGGTCACAGTGGTCAGCGAGGCCGGTGCCTCGGTATACAGCGCTTCGGCCGCGGGCAGGGAAGAGTTTCCGGACCTTGACGTAACCGTACGCGGAGCCGTTTCCATCGGCCGGCGTTTCCAGGATCCCCTTTCCGAGCTGGTCAAGATCGAACCCCGTTCCATCGGGGTGGGTCAGTACCAGCACGATGTGGACCAGGCACGCTTGAAGGAACGCCTGGACCGGGTGGTGGCCTCCGCGGTAAACGCCGTAGGCGTGGATACAAACACCGCGTCTTCGCACCTGCTGCGCTACGTATCCGGAATCGGTCCGGTACTGGCGCGAAACATCGTGGACCGGCGCGACAGGGAAGGCCTTTTTCGCAGCCGGCAAGATCTGAAACGGGTGCGTATGTTCGGCGACAAAGCGTTTTTGCAGAGTTCCGGATTCCTGCGTATCCACAACGGCAGCCAGCCGCTGGATGCAACGGCCATTCACCCCGAAGCTTACCCGCTGGCGCAACGCATCTGCCGCGCCGCCGGCAAAGCGGTGGGCGAGGTGATCGGTCATGCGGCTTCCCTGGAGGGAATCTGTCCCGGGAATTTCGTGACAGATAAATTCGGCCTGCCTACGGTCAACGATGTGATCCGTGAACTGCAGGTCCCCGGCCGCGACCCCCGCCGCGCTTTCGAAGTGTTCGAATACGCGGAAGGCGTGTCTGAAATCAGCGACCTGGAAGCGGGGATGGACCTGCCCGGAAAGGTGACCAATGTGACCCGTTTCGGGGCTTTCGTGGACATCGGGGTCCACCAGGACGGCCTGGTGCATGTTTCGGAATTGTCACGCAAGTTTGTTGCACGCCCCGAGGAAGTGGTGGCCGTGGGCCAGGTCGTCCGCGTGCGGGTCCTCTCGGTGGACCCGGAACTCAAACGCATTCAACTCAGCATGAAATAA
- the tsaA gene encoding tRNA (N6-threonylcarbamoyladenosine(37)-N6)-methyltransferase TrmO, whose product MVPRVTIQTIGIVHSPYHTREEMPIQPPGAAYVEGTVEVFSRYAGGLADLDGFSHIYLIYRFHRTRTVRMRVIPFLDTVYRGVFATRSPSRPAHIGLSIVELLAVDGNRLRVRGIDILDGTPLLDIKPYVPGFDDRRGARTGWLSADMKRIRRQRTDDRFS is encoded by the coding sequence ATGGTTCCACGTGTCACCATCCAGACCATAGGAATTGTCCATTCTCCTTACCATACCCGTGAAGAGATGCCCATCCAGCCTCCGGGCGCGGCGTATGTGGAGGGGACAGTGGAGGTGTTCTCCCGCTATGCCGGGGGGCTCGCGGACCTCGACGGCTTCTCGCATATCTACCTGATCTATCGCTTTCATCGCACCCGCACGGTGCGCATGCGCGTGATCCCATTTCTGGACACGGTTTATCGCGGCGTTTTCGCCACGCGCTCGCCCAGCCGGCCCGCCCATATCGGGCTCTCCATTGTTGAACTGCTGGCCGTGGACGGGAATCGGCTACGGGTACGCGGCATCGACATCCTGGACGGCACGCCCCTGCTGGACATCAAGCCTTATGTACCGGGGTTCGACGACCGCCGCGGTGCCCGAACTGGATGGCTCTCCGCGGACATGAAGCGCATCCGCCGGCAACGAACGGACGATCGCTTTTCCTGA
- a CDS encoding diguanylate cyclase codes for MARSESDFPLVVPRANLFFILRSIFISACFLSLIPQPLCADSPEELLDQAARSLPHDPASARQVAQSVLDQAEAGRRSDLRARALYLLGDAALADHDYLKAMEYLRRSREAFAITGDRKQEARCLRRLGDAHYYIANHDVAMEHYLAGLRIFRELVAKQDEPELRLGVGHLLATVGNVCRADRSLPQALDYYRQALAVYEKEGFTQGLAGVRANLASIHQQSGQMEAALAENLAGLEIARGLDDPYLLTILLTNAGASATYLDRPQEARAFLNESMTISRARNRRRGILFNLVKLGELEIRQKNWSKAVDFLREAVDLAKELNDRSVRVEALERLADSLSGSDQPGAALNTYKQAGLLRSELMDEARNKRIQELRLIYETERREQELAIMKKQARDRTRLNRLLGLVAALLALLVLVLVSLARLKMRSAAVLKAKNAELEKVFQQVSALSLTDDLTGLANRRSIREKIDAEQIRSKRTGQNYALILADVDHFKLCNDAHGHDVGDQLLIGLSRLFQHVLRAQDFVGRWGGEEFMFLLPETDLEGARVLAEKIRRTVEEKVTTIAGGVTRVTLTLGLTVYRPGESAEAVMLRADAALYAGKNAGRNRVFVLE; via the coding sequence ATGGCTCGCTCTGAATCTGATTTTCCGCTGGTTGTGCCGCGTGCCAACCTTTTCTTTATACTCCGATCGATTTTTATCTCCGCATGTTTTTTATCCCTTATTCCTCAACCACTCTGCGCGGATTCACCAGAAGAGTTACTTGATCAGGCTGCCCGATCACTGCCGCATGACCCGGCCTCAGCCCGACAAGTGGCCCAGAGTGTTTTGGACCAGGCAGAGGCAGGTCGCCGCTCTGATCTGCGGGCCCGGGCGCTTTATCTGCTGGGAGATGCCGCTCTTGCCGATCACGATTACCTGAAAGCCATGGAATACCTGCGCCGGTCCCGGGAAGCATTCGCTATCACCGGGGATCGGAAGCAGGAGGCCCGTTGCCTCAGGCGCCTGGGAGACGCCCACTACTACATTGCCAACCACGATGTAGCCATGGAACATTATCTGGCCGGCTTGCGCATCTTCCGCGAACTGGTTGCCAAGCAGGATGAGCCGGAGTTGCGCCTGGGGGTGGGCCATCTACTGGCCACGGTGGGCAACGTGTGCAGGGCTGATCGCAGTCTGCCTCAAGCCCTGGACTATTATCGGCAGGCTTTGGCCGTTTATGAAAAAGAAGGTTTCACCCAGGGACTGGCCGGAGTCCGGGCCAACCTGGCCTCGATTCACCAGCAATCGGGACAGATGGAAGCAGCCCTGGCCGAAAACCTGGCCGGCCTGGAAATCGCCCGCGGACTGGATGACCCCTACCTGCTAACCATTCTATTGACGAATGCCGGGGCGTCCGCCACTTACCTGGACCGTCCACAAGAAGCACGTGCTTTTCTTAATGAGTCGATGACCATCAGCCGGGCCAGGAACAGGCGGCGGGGTATTCTTTTCAACCTGGTCAAGCTGGGAGAGCTGGAAATCAGGCAAAAAAATTGGTCAAAAGCCGTGGATTTTCTCCGGGAAGCGGTTGACCTGGCCAAAGAACTCAATGACCGCAGTGTTCGGGTTGAAGCGCTGGAACGACTGGCTGACAGCCTTTCCGGTTCAGATCAGCCCGGTGCCGCCCTGAATACTTACAAGCAAGCCGGCTTACTGCGATCAGAACTCATGGATGAAGCTCGCAACAAAAGAATCCAGGAATTGCGTTTGATCTATGAAACCGAGCGCCGCGAACAGGAGTTGGCGATTATGAAAAAGCAGGCCCGAGACCGGACACGTTTGAACAGGTTGCTGGGACTGGTGGCAGCCTTGCTGGCTCTACTGGTGCTGGTACTGGTCAGCCTTGCCAGGCTCAAGATGCGCTCAGCGGCGGTCCTGAAAGCGAAAAACGCGGAACTGGAAAAAGTTTTCCAGCAAGTCTCGGCCCTTTCGCTGACCGATGATCTGACCGGCCTGGCCAACCGTCGCTCTATTCGCGAAAAGATTGATGCCGAGCAAATCAGGAGCAAGCGTACCGGCCAGAATTATGCCTTGATACTGGCGGATGTGGATCATTTCAAACTCTGTAACGACGCTCACGGGCATGATGTCGGGGACCAATTGTTGATTGGGTTGTCCAGGCTTTTTCAACATGTTTTGCGCGCCCAGGATTTCGTCGGTCGCTGGGGCGGCGAAGAATTCATGTTTCTGCTTCCAGAGACGGACCTGGAGGGCGCTCGCGTCCTGGCTGAAAAGATCCGCCGGACAGTGGAAGAAAAAGTGACCACAATCGCCGGCGGAGTAACCCGGGTCACCCTCACCCTGGGGCTGACCGTCTACCGCCCGGGTGAAAGCGCCGAAGCTGTCATGCTGCGGGCCGATGCCGCCCTTTATGCCGGCAAGAATGCGGGACGCAACCGGGTTTTCGTTCTTGAATAA
- a CDS encoding pyridoxamine 5'-phosphate oxidase family protein, with protein MGKENRVVTERAEMDEVLRGCKVCRLGVTDDGEAVYLHTGLKGRKIEILHRNPRVCLEFDILDGMIEADRGCGWSMRFRSVLVFGTAVELNDTKEKRRGLRAIMAQYSPGDYTFPDEILERTAAIRVEIDSMTGRKKGAVREPPCRT; from the coding sequence TTGGGCAAAGAGAACCGCGTGGTGACAGAGCGAGCTGAAATGGATGAGGTCCTTCGTGGTTGTAAAGTGTGCCGCCTGGGGGTGACGGATGACGGCGAGGCTGTCTATCTGCATACGGGGCTGAAGGGGCGAAAGATCGAGATCCTGCACCGCAACCCCCGGGTATGCCTGGAGTTTGATATCCTGGACGGCATGATCGAGGCGGACCGGGGTTGTGGCTGGAGCATGCGCTTCCGTTCGGTTCTGGTTTTCGGCACCGCGGTTGAATTGAACGATACCAAAGAGAAACGCCGCGGTCTGCGCGCGATCATGGCCCAGTACAGCCCCGGGGACTACACTTTCCCGGATGAAATCCTCGAACGCACTGCGGCGATTCGCGTGGAAATCGATTCCATGACCGGGCGCAAAAAAGGGGCGGTTCGCGAACCGCCCTGTAGAACGTAG